CGAACGTCAGTTTCGGATCGCATTTAGACATCTGAAACAGTGTGCATACGACATGAGGAATCCGATAATCCCGGACCTTTCGGCGCCGTTAAGAATCCGATTGCTGAAGGGATTTAGAAAGGGTCCCCGGTCGATTCATCAAGGCGCACGAGCCCACTCAGCCACGGCTGCGAGGTCCTCAGGAAGTTCAGCCTTGAATTGCATGACCTCGCCCGATTCGGGGTGCGTGAATACAAGTTCGGCAGCATGAAGAAACTGGCGAGGGGTGCGTCGGGCCAGCTCGTCGACCCACCGGCGCGTCGGACCACCCAGCCCCTTTACCCAACCCACACCGTACGTCGCATCACCAACCACCGGATGGCCAAGGTGGGCCAGATGTACACGAATCTGGTGGGTCCGTCCGGTCTTCAAAGCCACGCGAAGTAGGTCCACCCGGCTCCACCGCTCTGTCACCTCGAAACGAGTTGTCGCGTCACGCCCGTCGTCCAGAACCGCCATCCGCTTTCGGTCCCGCGGGTCCCGCCCGATCGGCGCGTCGACAATGAGAGGAGACTCATTCAGGTGACCCCAGGCAGCGGTCGTGTAGAACCGCTTCACTCGGCGGGCCCTCAATGCGTCGGACAGCGTCTGATGTGCGTGGTCCGTCTTGGCCACGACGAGAAGACCCGACGTGTCACGGTCCAGCCGGTGGACGATACCTGGGCGTGCGCGTCCTCCAACGCCTTCAACCGTCGGGACGTGCCACAGGAGCGCATTGACCAGCGTACCGCCGCGATGCCCGGGTGCGGGGTGCACGACCATCCCCGGCGCCTTGTTCACGACGACAAGCGAGTCGTCCTGGTAGACGATATCGAGCGGCAGGTCTTCGGCTCCGATCTCGACAGATTCCGCGGGAGGCACTCGCACCGCTATCGCCCGCCCCGCCTCTACGATCTCTGACTTCTTCCCCAACCGGCCGTCGACCGTGATATGGCCGTCGCCGAGCAGCTTCTGAACTCTCGTGCGTGAAAGCTCAAGCCGTTCCGAAATGAAGACATCGAGTCGCTGAGAGTC
This window of the Longimicrobiales bacterium genome carries:
- a CDS encoding RluA family pseudouridine synthase, which encodes MGVKGAQSDLEPDDLVGEVHTLVVAEGDSQRLDVFISERLELSRTRVQKLLGDGHITVDGRLGKKSEIVEAGRAIAVRVPPAESVEIGAEDLPLDIVYQDDSLVVVNKAPGMVVHPAPGHRGGTLVNALLWHVPTVEGVGGRARPGIVHRLDRDTSGLLVVAKTDHAHQTLSDALRARRVKRFYTTAAWGHLNESPLIVDAPIGRDPRDRKRMAVLDDGRDATTRFEVTERWSRVDLLRVALKTGRTHQIRVHLAHLGHPVVGDATYGVGWVKGLGGPTRRWVDELARRTPRQFLHAAELVFTHPESGEVMQFKAELPEDLAAVAEWARAP